From a single Porites lutea chromosome 10, jaPorLute2.1, whole genome shotgun sequence genomic region:
- the LOC140950458 gene encoding uncharacterized protein C5orf34 homolog, with translation MKMAAVLKTLQEENSLDLFILYENDSLFIRYKDGTSVELSPCGTAFLHREAAPCKRRMKQLTRFAVSSFRTKIIESVSIRNLFAVRPYLCKELTSQHELKVGYHGITECHWCDQPAKDFVTLLSDGSAFMESIDGLASLTLLPHRQAFVVKFLCEVKYPLPKKTNDKGLEGQQQKYYYTWQEQIHSSFSCPEPWQYPLQCVVDVVNNAEESTVSPVASNTVTKVPSSLPITCKAAHLHSWRAQMVPSECLDVENWEIFWQSNMRVIWKGGITYRIFPQPTGLFTVEIDPGDGSIMRSQSPCARYFNHWIVHCHPHQVQIKGVEIQERVYSADRPLPDRLLRTEYSVGKLIKQATSYIEFLSTIGNQLAERCCWKEESNLPVILPKPFYPAHIVETAVVAGTGRFKAYSNGNINIVFSDRTILDLRNVTDNKENEHENSSLCQLILSNGDVQQFSLADEEQCALYQRYLQTAQHWKEWVNSSPSQRRTFYKDTLWDPEKRGAMSLEIDKIKRFNYIHDQQSAVNETLKMTKDSTNSTKELEEMEASLNILGSPAERDAMIKKVLDQNNKAIDDIDGLLATINNTYCS, from the exons ATGAAAATGGCGGcagttttgaaaacattgcaAGAAGAAAATTCCCTTGATTTGTTCATTTTGTATGAAAATGATAGTTtgtttatcagatataaagacggAACATCAGTTGAATTGTCTCCTTGTGGAACAGCTTTTCTCCACCGCGAAGCAGCACCTTGTAAACGTAGAATGAAACAGCTGACAAGATTCGCTGTCAGTTCATTCCGAACTAAAATAATCGAATCTGTCAGTATTCGTAACTTGTTTGCGGTCAGACCATATCTCTGTAAAGAACTGACCTCTCAACACGAACTTAAG GTTGGTTACCATGGTATCACAGAATGTCATTGGTGTGATCAACCTGCTAAAGACTTTGTTACACTGTTGTCTGATGGCTCTGCTTTCATGGAATCTATTGATGGTTTAGCAAGCTTAACACTTTTGCCTCACAGGCAGGCATTTGTCGTGAAGTTTCTTTGTGAGGTCAAATATCCCTTGCCAaag AAAACAAATGATAAAGGTTTAGAGGGACAGCAGCAGAAGTATTATTACACTTGGCAAGAACAAATCCATTCATCATTCTCATGTCCTGAGCCATGGCAGTACCCACTTCAGTGTGTAGTTGATGTTGTAAATAATGCAGAAGAATCAACAGTCTCTCCTGTTGCCAGTAATACTGTAACAAAAGTACCCTCCTCTCTTCCAATCACTTGCAAAGCTGCTCATCTTCACTCATGGAGAGCCCAG ATGGTACCAAGTGAATGCTTGGATGTTGAAAACTGGGAAATCTTCTGGCAATCAAACATGAGAGTTATTTGGAAAGGTGGCATTACCTATAG AATATTCCCTCAGCCAACTGGTTTATTTACTGTAGAGATTGATCCCGGAGATGGCTCTATAATGAGATCACAATCACCATGTGCTAGATACTTTAATCATTGGATTGTTCATTGTCATCCACACCAGGTACAGATTAAG GGTGTTGAGATTCAAGAGAGAGTATACTCAGCTGACAGGCCACTTCCTGACAGATTGCTAAGAACAGAATACTCCGTTGGAAAACTGATAAAACAAGCTACAAG TTACATAGAGTTCTTGTCCACTATTGGAAACCAGTTAGCTGAGCGATGCTGTTGGAAAGAG GAGTCAAATCTTCCAGTTATATTGCCCAAGCCATTCTATCCAGCACATATCGTGGAAACTGCAGTTGTGGCAGGCACAGGAAGATTCAAGGCTTACTCAAATGGAAACATCAATATCGTATTCAGTGACAGAACAATACTTGATCTGAGAAATGTAACAGACAATAAAGAAAACGAGCATGAGAATTCCAGTTTATGTCAGCTTATTCTCTCTAATGGAGATGTGCAACAATTTAGTTTAGCAGATGAGGAGCAGTGTGCCTTATATCAAAG atactTGCAGACTGCCCAGCACTGGAAAGAATGGGTGAACTCATCACCCTCACAGAGAAGAACATTTTACAAAGACACATTATGGGACCCTGAGAAAAGGGG GGCTATGAGTCTTGAAATTGACAAGATAAAACGATTTAACT ACATTCATGATCAACAAAGCGCTGTAAATGAAACCCTAAAAATGACAAAGGACAGCACAAACTCTACAAAG
- the LOC140950454 gene encoding UDP-GalNAc:beta-1,3-N-acetylgalactosaminyltransferase 1-like gives MAISPCLSFLRRKMVRLCSFPCVRAVLLLALLLIGLSIVDIYKKVHYSSPNLTLNVFPPAIEPDIGSKEFFLLAIVTSRPGSKATRETIRQTWGSLQGTGASGTWKMIFNLGRTFNRELDLQLEREARIYRDLLIGNYKDTYDNLIIKVFTAFTWATRFKCEYILKADDDVYVHVPRLIKWLETSPGLPSQIYAGALAIDTGIERVPWKSYFLSYRTYNRTRFHTYCRGPYYVMSHNILNKLWHRTKMFEPFRIEDAYVGLLIVTMGVTPVQLPGCSWHDSNSFYKLQQKDVCFFKTGICVGDRLSENAIQYAHEKFSSAEENVTLTEKCLDNLLIRNSPRISGVFGTGQRFSEGQSLSILKQK, from the coding sequence ATGGCTATTTCACCGTGCTTATCCTTTTTACGTCGGAAGATGGTCCGTCTATGTAGCTTTCCCTGCGTACGTGCGGTTCTGTTGCTTGCCTTGCTTCTCATCGGCCTTAGCATTGTTGATATTTACAAGAAAGTCCACTATAGCTCTCCAAATTTGACTTTGAATGTTTTTCCACCGGCCATCGAACCAGATATTGGAAGCAAAGAATTTTTCTTGTTGGCAATTGTCACTTCACGTCCGGGTAGTAAAGCTACGCGGGAAACGATTCGTCAAACATGGGGAAGCCTGCAAGGCACAGGTGCGAGTGGCACATGGAAAATGATATTTAATTTGGGTAGAACGTTCAATCGCGAGTTGGATCTGCAGCTTGAACGAGAAGCTAGGATTTATCGAGATCTTCTCATCGGAAATTACAAAGATACATACGACAATCTGATTATCAAAGTTTTTACGGCATTCACCTGGGCGACACGCTTCAAATGCGAGTATATTTTGAAAGCAGATGATGATGTTTATGTACATGTGCCAAGACTTATAAAATGGCTAGAGACGTCTCCTGGATTGCCATCGCAAATCTACGCTGGGGCTTTAGCGATAGATACAGGAATCGAAAGAGTTCCTTGGAAGTCTTATTTCTTGAGTTATAGAACGTACAATAGAACACGCTTCCACACGTACTGTCGAGGGCCTTATTACGTGATGTCACACAACATTCTCAACAAACTTTGGCATCGCACCAAAATGTTCGAACCATTTCGGATTGAGGACGCGTATGTAGGCTTACTGATTGTAACAATGGGGGTAACACCCGTACAATTGCCAGGTTGTTCCTGGCATGATAGCAACTCATTTTACAAGTTACAACAAAAAGACGTATGTTTCTTCAAGACTGGAATATGTGTGGGAGACCGGCTATCCGAAAATGCTATCCAATATGCACAtgagaaattttcatctgctgaagaaaatgttactttGACTGAAAAATGTTTGGACAATTTGTTGATCAGAAATAGCCCTAGGATTTCTGGTGTCTTTGGAACTGGGCAGAGATTTTCTGAAGGCCAGAgtctttcaattttaaaacaaaagtaa
- the LOC140950457 gene encoding ras-related protein Rab6, with amino-acid sequence MSSDFGNPLRKFKLVFLGEQSVGKTSLITRFMYDSFDNTYQATIGIDFLSKTMYLEDRTVRLQLWDTAGQERFRSLIPSYIRDSSVAVVVYDITNYNSFQQTAKWIDDVRTERGSDVIIMLVGNKTDLSDKRQVTTEEGERKAKELNVMFIETSAKAGYNVKQLFRRVAAALPGMESNAPDKHKDDLIEVKLKDTPQEPQQPSGGCGC; translated from the exons ATGTCGTCGGACTTTGGTAATCCTCTAAGAAAATTCAAGTTGGTCTTTTTAGGTGAACAGAGCG TGGGAAAGACTTCTCTTATAACAAGGTTCATGTATGACAGCTTTGACAACACCTATCAA GCCACTATTGGAATAGACTTTCTGTCAAAAACAATGTACTTAGAAGACAGAACG GTTCGATTGCAACTTTGGGACACAGCTGGTCAGGAAAGATTTAGAAGCTTAATACCGAGCTACATACGAGACTCAAGTGTGGCTGTTGTAGTTTATGACATAACAA ATTATAACTCCTTTCAGCAAACAGCAAAATGGATTGATGATGTGAGAACAGAAAGAGGAAGCGATGTTATTATTATGTTGGTTGGAAATAAGACGGATCTCTCAGACAAAAG ACAAGTAACAACAgaagaaggagaaagaaaagcaaaagaattGAATGTCATGTTTATAGAAACAAGCGCCAAGGCAGGATACAATGTAAAACAG CTCTTCAGAAGAGTTGCTGCAGCATTACCTGGAATGGAAAGCAATGCACCAGACAAACACAAAGATGACCTCATAGAAGTCAAACTAAAAGATACACCACAGGAACCCCAACAACCAAGTGGAGGCTGTGGTTGTTGA